In a genomic window of Variovorax paradoxus:
- a CDS encoding MarR family transcriptional regulator codes for MDLEARAHAEHPEALRLWLRLLTCTQLIEKEVRNGLRAQFTTTLPRFDLMSQLERSPEGLKMNELSRRMMVTGGNVTGITDQLVTEGLVERVDVEGDRRAWRVRLTPRGRKLFHEMAQQHEDWIVGAFAGLTGKEIAQLHKLLGKVKQHSQSQTLAEAE; via the coding sequence ATGGACCTCGAAGCCCGCGCCCACGCCGAGCATCCCGAAGCGCTGCGGCTGTGGCTGCGCCTGCTGACCTGCACGCAGCTGATCGAGAAGGAAGTGCGCAACGGGCTGCGCGCGCAGTTCACCACCACGCTGCCGCGCTTCGACCTGATGTCGCAGCTCGAGCGCTCGCCCGAGGGGCTGAAGATGAACGAGCTGTCGCGCCGGATGATGGTGACCGGCGGCAACGTCACCGGCATCACCGACCAGCTCGTGACCGAGGGCCTGGTCGAGCGCGTCGACGTCGAGGGCGATCGCCGCGCCTGGCGCGTGCGGCTCACGCCGCGCGGCCGCAAGCTGTTCCACGAGATGGCGCAGCAGCACGAGGACTGGATCGTCGGGGCCTTCGCGGGCCTCACGGGCAAGGAGATCGCGCAGCTGCACAAGCTGCTCGGCAAGGTCAAGCAACACTCACAGAGCCAGACACTGGCGGAGGCCGAATGA